The Oceanicaulis sp. nucleotide sequence GGCGCAACACCTTGCCGGTCTCTACGCCTGCAGGGATCGACACCTCGACCGCCCGGCCGCCGGTCAGACCGACGCGGCGTTTCGCGCCGCGCATGGCTTCTTCGAAGGTGACCGTGACGCCGGCCTTCACATCCGCACCCTTGGGCGGCGGGCCGCCGAAGCCGCCGCCGCCGAAGCCGCGCCCGCCGCGGGCTTGCCTGGGCCCTTCGGAGAACAGATCGGAGAAGATGTCGGAAATGTCCTCGAAGCGTCCCGAGGGGCCGCGCTGGCCCGCGCTTGCGCCGGGGCGCGAGCGGAAATGGAAGGCGGGACGCTCGTTGCCGTCCGCGTCGATCTCGCCGCGGTCGTAGCGGGCGCGCTTTTCGGGATCGGACAGCAGCTTGAAGGCCTGACCGACCTGCTTGAAGCGCTCCTCGGCCTGCTTGTCGCCCGGGCGTGCGTCAGGGTGCAGCGCCTTGGCGAGCTTTCTGTAGGCCTTGCGGATCTCGTCGGCCGAGGCCGACCTGGAGACGCCGAGAATCGCGTAGGGGTCGTTCATGGTCCGGGACTGATAGCAGGGGCCGCCCAATGGTGCGAGCGCGCCTGCCCGCATATGGCCCCTCCCGCCCGGCCGATAAAGCCCCTAGAGGTGACCAGCCGGATCGAGCGGCGCAGCCGCTGCCGCGCCCGCGCCGTAGACCGCGCCGATCTGGGCGACGCGGAAGGACGCCGCCGTCACGCCTTCAGGGAACACCGCAGCCGGATCGGCGATGAGAAAGGTCGCTGCGTCGGTTTCATGGCTCGCCCGCACCGCGCCGGCGTCGTCGATAAGCTCGACCCGGTAGGCCTCGCGCTCCTCGCCGAGCGGGATCGCCGCGCCCCAGCCGTCCGCGCCGATCCGTCCGCGCCGGATCCAGCTCAGCCGGATCGCGGCGCCCTCGGCTGCGGCATTCAAATGCACTGGCGATAAAGGCCGCAGCTCCGCGCCCGTCCAGACCGCCTGGACCACGCGCGCCGCGGCGCTGGTCAGGGACTGGCCGGGCGGGACGGCGGCGAATGTCAGCGTCTCGCCGCGCTCGTCTTCAGTCAGCGGGACGACCGCGGCGGATCCGTCGAGCACAACCGCGCGCGCGCCGGCTGAGGCAGGCGACGCCGGCGAACCGCCGAGCCGGCGCAGCAGGGTTTCGAGCCGCCAGACGCCGGGGCTTTCCAGCGTCGCGCTCTGAAAGCTCACCGCCTCCCAGCCCGCCTCTGTCTCGATCGCCACGAGCCCTTCCCCGCGCAGCGCGGCGAGCCGGTCCCGGCTTTCAAGCGCGCCGTCGATGAGCCTCAGCCGGACAGAGTTCGCCCGGTCCCAGCGGCCTTCGGGGCCGGGCGCGAGCGGATCGAGCAGGGTTCCGAGAAAGCCCGGGGCAGTGAGCCGCACGCGCTCGGTCGCGCTTTGAAGGTCCGCGCCTGCGTAAATGACGAGTTCGCCCGGCCAGGGCCGCGCCCAGCCCGCGGCGAGAAGGCCGCCGCGCCCGGTCTGGTTCGGCCCCAGCGGCAAATCCATGAGCGCGATCACGGGCCGGGAGACGGTTTCGCTCGGCTCGCCTGCGCCGGGTTCTGGACCTGACAAGAGCGCCGGGCCTGCAGGCGCGCCGATGAGCGCACCGCGCCTGACGCTCGCGCCTTCGAGGCTCGCGATGCGCCAGGCGCGGCCCTGAGGGCCGGCGTCCAGCGTCACCGCGTCGCCGGGCTCGAGAAAGCCCAGA carries:
- a CDS encoding J domain-containing protein — its product is MNDPYAILGVSRSASADEIRKAYRKLAKALHPDARPGDKQAEERFKQVGQAFKLLSDPEKRARYDRGEIDADGNERPAFHFRSRPGASAGQRGPSGRFEDISDIFSDLFSEGPRQARGGRGFGGGGFGGPPPKGADVKAGVTVTFEEAMRGAKRRVGLTGGRAVEVSIPAGVETGKVLRLRGQGEPGPGGGPAGDVLVEVRVRAHDWFRRDGDDIRLDLPITLKEALFGGAVRAPTVDGPVEVRVPAGATSGAKLRLRGKGAPTAAGGRGDQIITLVVDVPLNDPALEGFIEDWTPPAGYDPRKRFFS
- a CDS encoding phage tail protein; the encoded protein is MAFDRAPRSERMVEARLTIVSDDGDYRAAQTGALGLDTAVNGVIEAGLPALGDRDLAAGWARGLLARAQASAETAAFALPPSLGFLEPGDAVTLDAGPQGRAWRIASLEGASVRRGALIGAPAGPALLSGPEPGAGEPSETVSRPVIALMDLPLGPNQTGRGGLLAAGWARPWPGELVIYAGADLQSATERVRLTAPGFLGTLLDPLAPGPEGRWDRANSVRLRLIDGALESRDRLAALRGEGLVAIETEAGWEAVSFQSATLESPGVWRLETLLRRLGGSPASPASAGARAVVLDGSAAVVPLTEDERGETLTFAAVPPGQSLTSAAARVVQAVWTGAELRPLSPVHLNAAAEGAAIRLSWIRRGRIGADGWGAAIPLGEEREAYRVELIDDAGAVRASHETDAATFLIADPAAVFPEGVTAASFRVAQIGAVYGAGAAAAAPLDPAGHL